DNA from Geobacillus vulcani PSS1:
TGCGCCGTCGCTTTCATGGCCGGCATCATCTCGATCGGCTTGATTTTGCCGATAAATCCGCGCGTCGCCGCAACCGCTTTCGGGATGCTCAACAGCGCAAGCAGCGCCCAGGGCGGAACGATATGAAACGCAACGAGTGCGGCCGTCCAAAGGAAGGCAAGAGCGAACATGATGGCAAGCAGGCGGATGGCCCAATCGCGGCCGATCAAAATGGCGAGCGTCTTTCGCCCTTTTTCACGGTCGCCGTCCAAGTCGCGGATATTGTTCGCCAGCAAAATCGCGCCGACCAAAATCGCGACCGGAATGGCGGTGAGCACCGCTCCGTCGCTGATATAGCCTGTTTGAATGAAAAACGAAATCAAAATGATGACAAAGCCCATAAAAAACCCAGCTGCCAGTTCGCCAAACGGCGTATAGGCGATCGGAATCGGACCGCCGGTGTAAAAATAGCCGGCCGCCATGCAAATCGTTCCGACAGCGGCGAGCCACCAGCTGCTTTCGGCGCAAATATAGACGCCGATCAGCACGGCCGCCCCAAGGCAGCCGAACGCCAGAGCGAGCACTGTTTTCGGCTTGAGACCGTCGCGGACGATGGCGCCGCCGATGCCGACCGATTCCGCGGAATCGAGGCCGCGCTTGTAGTCATAGTATTCGTTGAACATGTTCGTCGCGGCTTGAATCAATAACGAGGCAATCATCATTGCGGCAAACAACAGCCCATCGATCGATGTTTCCCGAAGCGCCAGCACCGTGCCGACGCATACAGGCACAAACGCCGCCGTCAACGTGTGCGGCCGCGTCAGCCGCCAGAAAACGCGCCAGTCGCGGTGTGCCGGCGGGCGATGGTCCATATGTGTCAATGGTTGCATATTCATTCCCCTTATACTTCGTGAAAATGTCATCCGTTTACGTTCAAAATAAGTGTAGGAAAACGTTGAAAGCATGTCAACCCTTCCCGATAGATAAATGATTTCCTATTATATTATAATGGGAAGTGAAGATGGAGGGGGAATTTTGCAAAAGAAAGCGTGAGGAATGTGGCGATTGGATTTCGACAACACTTGCGGCAACAATTGCATAAAGCGGCGGCCGATGCGGCGCGGCCGTTTGTCAGCTGGACGGAACCGTGGGAGGGCCTCGACCCGCTTTCTTTTTTTCTGCTCGGTCCGTCATGCGGGTTTCGCGAACGGTTTTTTTGGTCGGACCGAAGCGGGAGCACGATCTTCGCCGGCCTCGGCGTTGCGTATGCGATCGAAACGGAGAAGATGGGCGACCGGTTTGACGACATGGAGGCAGGACGCCGCCGATGGGAGGGCATGACGGAGCCGTGCGGAGCCGCAGATGGGCCGCCCATCTTGTTCGGCGGGTTTTCATTTGATCCGCACCGCCCGCGCGCTGAATGGTGGCGCGGTTTTCCGGCCGGAAAGCTTGTGGCGCCGGCTGCGCTTTTGGCCGTAAGAAACGGGCGAACGACGTTGACCGTTACCGTGCCGACCGATCAAAAAGGAAGGGATTGGGAACGGATCGGGCGGCTGCTGGATCGGCTTGACGGCTCGATGTCCGTTTCGAAGCGCCTCCCGCCTCTCATGGCGAATGAGGAGGAAGAGAAAGAACGATGGCTGGCAGCGGTCCGAGAAGCGATCGCCGCGATTCGGGCGCGGGAATTGGATAAAGTGGTGCTCGCCCGCGCCCGGCGTCTGACGTTTGCCGAGGCGGTGGATGCAGCGGCTGTGCTTGGGCGGCTTCGCGAACAGCAGCCGTTTTCTTACCTTTTTGCCTTTGAGCAAGACGGCCGTTGTTTTCTCGGCGCCTCGCCGGAGCAGCTTGTGCAAAAGGAAGGGGAGACGTGCCGGTCGGTCTGCCTCGCTGGATCAGTGCGGCGCGGGGGCGGCCTTGAGGAAGATGAGCGTCTTGGCGCCTGGCTGCAGCAAGATCGGAAAAACCGCGAGGAGCATCAATTTGTCGTGCAAATGATTGGCCGCTTGTTTGCTTCCGTTTGTGATACGGTTGAGATGCCGCCTGCACCGCAGCTGCTCAAGCTGCCGCACATCCAGCATTTATGCACCCCGGTCATCGGCCATGGCTGTCGGGAGCGCTCAGTGCTCCGCTTAGTGGAACTGATGCATCCGACCCCTGCGCTCGGCGGAACGCCGCGCGATCGAGCGCTGGAGGCGATCGGCGCCCTTGAGCCGCTTGACCGCGGATGGTATGCGGCGCCGATCGGCTGGGTGGATGGCGAAGGCAATGGGGAGTGGGCGGTTGCCATTCGATCGGCCTTGCTCGTCGGGAAGGAAGCCGTGCTGTTTGCCGGTTGTGGCATTGTCGCCGATTCCCACCCCGACAGCGAATATGAAGAGACGAACGTCAAAATGATCCCGATGTTATCGGCGTTGGGAGTGATGAACGATGGCTGATGCCTTGTCTGTTTATGTAGCGGCATTGGTGGACGGGTTGGCGCAGGCCGGGGTGGCGGAGGCAGTCATCAGCCCCGGTTCGCGCTCGACGCCGCTCGCGATGGCGATGGCGGCCCACCCTGGCCTTCGCCTATATATGAACATCGATGAGCGCTCCGCCGCGTTTTTCGCTCTCGGCTTGGCGAAAGCGAAGCAGCGGCCGGTTGCGCTCGTATGCACGTCCGGAACGGCGGCGGCCAACTATGGGCCGGCGGTTGTCGAGGCATACTATTCGCGCGTGCCGCTCGTGGTGCTGACGGCCGACCGGCCGCATGAACTGCGCGATGTCGGAGCGCCGCAGGCGATTGATCAGTTGCACTTATACGGACGCTACGCCAAGTGGTTTGTGGACTTGGCGCTGCCGGAAGAGACGGATGACATGCTGCGCTATGTGCGGACGATGGCGGCAAGAGCCGTCCAAACGGCCGCCGGTTCGCCATGCGGGCCTGTGCATGTGAACGCGCCGTTTCGCGAGCCGCTTGTCCCGCATATCGATGAGGCGGTGTGGGAGCGGGTGCGGACAGCGTCAGGAACGCCGCAAGTATGGCGCGGCCTCCCGACGTTGCCGCCCGAAGAAGCGGCGGCGCTCGCTAGGCAGCTATCGGCGGCGGAACGCGGGCTGATCGTCTGCGGACCACTCGATCGCCCTGGATTTGCCGAGGCGGTCACCGAGCTGGCGCGAGCGCTTGATTTTCCGATTTTGGCCGATCCGCTTTCCCAGCTGCGTGCTGGATGGCATGACAAAACGTACATCATTGACAGCTATGACGCCATATTGCGAGAGGAAACGGCCGCTGCCAAGCTCGTTCCGGACGTCGTCCTTCGCTTTGGCGCGATGCCTGTGTCGAAACCGCTCTTTTTATGGCTCAAGCGCCATCGCGCGATTCGCCAAATTGTGGTCGACGATGGCGGCTGGCGCGATCCGACGTTGTCCGCAGACAGTTTTGTCCAGAGTGATGAACGGCTGCTTTGCCTCCAGCTTCTCGAATGGGTGAAGCCGAGGGAAAACAAAAGCGCGTGGTCGGCGATATGGCGCGAGATGAACGCGGCCACCCGCGCGGCGCTTGAGCGCCATCTGCCGGAAGAGGAATGGTTTGAAGGGAAAGTGTTCACAGAGCTTGCCGATTTGCTTCCGGCCGGAGCGGCGCTGTTTGTCGGCAACAGCATGCCGATTCGCGATGCGGATACGTTCCTCTTTGCAACGGACAAGCCGCTTCGCATTCTCGCCAACCGCGGCGCCAACGGCATTGACGGAGTCGTCTCGAGCGCCTTGGGCGCCAGCGTTGCCGCGCCTCCGCTTGTATTGGTGATCGGTGATTTGTCATTTTACCACGATTTGAATGGCTTGTTGGCGGCGAAAATGCATTCGTTGTCGGCCACCATTGTGTTGTTGAACAACAATGGCGGCGGCATTTTCTCGTTTTTGCCGCAGGCGCGCCATAAAGGGCCGTTTGAAACGCTGTTTGGCACGCCGACCGATTTATCGTTCGCCCACGCTGTCGAGATGTACGGCGGCCGCCATACGGTGCCGCACCATTGGACGGAGTTCCGCCGCCATGTATCGGAATCATTGTCATCAGGCGGGCTTCATGTGATTGAGGTGCGCACGTCGCGCGCGGAAAATGTCCGAATGCATCGATTGTTGTGGAGCGAGGTTGCCCGGGAAATCGCAAAATATCTCGAATCAAGAGGAATGGCATGACCATGATGGCGAATGGGGTTCGTTACCATGTGGAACAATACGGTGAAGGAGAACCGCTTCTATTGCTTCATGGGTTTACGGGCAGCGCGGACACGTGGCGGCTGTTCGTGCCGTTTTGGCCGAACTTCCGCCTGATCGCCGTCGATTTATTGGGCCACGCACGGACTGAGGCGCCAAAGGACATCCGGCGGTACCGGATCGAACGTGCAGCCTCCGACTTGGCAACATTGCTTGACCAACTTGGCATCGAGGAAGCGAACGTGCTCGGCTATTCGATGGGCGGCCGGCTTGCGTTGGCGTTCGCCGTTTGGCATCCGCACCGCGTCCGCCGTTTGGTGCTGGAAAGCAGTTCGCCCGGCTTGAAAACGGAAGCGGAGCGGCGCGCACGGCGGGAAGCGGATGAAGCGTTGGCGCGCCGGATTGAACAGGATGGCATCCGTGCGTTTGTCGATTATTGGGAGCGGCTGCCGCTTTTCGCCACGCAACGGATGCTTCCGGAGCCGGTGCGGGCGGCGATTCGCCGCGAGCGGCTCCGCCATACGGCAACGGGGCTGGCCAACAGTTTGCGCGGGACGGGGACCGGCGTGCAGCCGTCGTTTTGGGAGCGGCTTGGTGAACTGGCCATGCCTGTGTTCCTTGTTTGCGGGGAGCGCGATGAGAAGTTTTGCCGCATCGCGGCCCACATGCATGAGCGGCTGCCCAACAGCGAACTTGTGTGCGTCAAAGGAACCGGGCATGCAATTCACGTGGAACGGCCCGGCATTTTTGCTAAAATAGTAAGTGAATTCATGACAAAAGGGGGAAGTGTAAATGCCGTTTGAATGGGTAAAGCAGTACGACTATGAGGACATTATTTACGAAACGTACAACGGCATCGCCAAAATTACGATCAACCGTCCGGAGGTACATAACGCATTTCGGCCGAAAACGGTGAATGAGATGATCGATGCGTTTACGAAAGCGCGCGACGATGCAAACATCGGCGTCATCATTTTGACCGGCGCCGGCGGCAAGGCGTTTTGCTCGGGCGGGGACCAAAAAGTGCGCGGCCATGGCGGATACGTCGGCGAGGATGAAATTCCGCGCCTCAATGTGCTTGATTTGCAGCGGCTCATCCGCGTCATTCCGAAACCGGTCATCGCGATGGTCGCCGGATATGCGATCGGCGGCGGGCATGTGCTCCATGTCGTCTGCGATTTGACGATCGCCGCGGACAACGCCATCTTCGGCCAAACCGGACCGAAAGTCGGCAGCTTTGACGGTGGCTATGGCGCCGGCTATTTGGCCCGCATCGTCGGCCATAAAAAGGCGCGGGAAATTTGGTATTTGTGCCGCCAGTATACGGCGCAAGAAGCTCTCGAGATGGGGCTTGTCAACAAAGTCGTGCCGCTTGAGCAGCTTGAGGAAGAAACAGTGAAATGGGCGCAAGAAATTTTGGAAAAAAGCCCGACGGCCATTCGCTTCTTAAAAGCGGCATTCAACGCCGACTCCGACGGTTTGGCCGGCATCCAGCAGCTCGCCGGAGACGCGACGCTTCTCTTCTACACGACCGAAGAGGCGAAGGAAGGCATGCGGGCGTTCAAAGAAAAACGGAAGCCGGACTTCAGCCAATTTCCGCGCTTTCCGTGATGAGAACGAAAAAGCAGCTTGATGGCGCGTCAAGCTGCTTTTTCCGTGAAAATCCCCACCACTGGGTGAGTGCTGTATACGCTCCTGATCCGTGTGGGTATACTGAAAATGGCCAAAGAAGGCAATAGGAAAGCAGAGGTGCCCCATTTTCGGGCATCTCGTATCATCCGGCTGCCTGTTGGCTATACTAAATGAGTTGTGGTTGGCGGAACGACTCTTTGCGGGAGATCATGCAAAAGATGATCACCAACATTCGTCGAGCCGTGGCGATGAGGGCTTTTTTCTTCCCGCATCGGGCCGCCAACGACCAAAATTTTCGGGACAAGGGATGTGTCTTGGATCGAGCTGCTGACCATGCCGCCTCGCATAACGCTGATCGAAGATGGGGATTGCCTTTGGTGGTGCGCGTGCTCTTTCGCTTTCCGGCGCTTTCATGGTTGCCGGGGGACAACCCCGTCCATGAAGCCGCCCGTTCCGGCGTTTCAAAGACGCTCATGTCGGTTCCCATCTCGGCGATGATGACGGCGGCGGTTTGTTTTTTGATTCCAGGCATGGTCATCAGTAAGTCCACTTCCTCCCGATACGGCTCGAGCAGGCGGTCGATGTGCTGGTCGACTTCTTCGATGAGCCGCTCGCATTCCTCCACGTGTTTCCACAAGAGGCGAAGGAGACAGAGCTCATGTTCGGTCAAGGTGCCCAGCAGCGAATCGTACACCGCCTGCTTTTTCGTTTTGAGCCTGCCGCGCAGGCATTGATCCAGCTCGTCCTTGTCCACGTATCCCTTCTCGAGCAGCCGGGCAAGGATGTTTCGTCCGGAAACGCCGAAGAGATCCGAGAGGACGGAGCCCAGCTTGACATTGGAAGACTCCAGCACTTTTTGAATCCGGTTTTTCTCTGAACTCAACTGTCCGACCCACTTTTTGCGCAGGCGGGTAAAATCCCGCAGTTCACGAATCGGCGCTGGGGGGACGAAACTTTTTTCAATGAGTCCATGGCGGAGCAGCTTGGCGATCCACTCGGCGTCAGAGACATCGGTTTTTCTTCCCGGGACATTTTTGATCCGCTGCGGATTGGCCAAAGTCAAGTCGACATAGCCCTCGAGGAAGGCAAAGACCGGTTTCCAATACACGCCGGTGGATTCCATGGCGACATGGGTGACCCCATGGTCTTCGAGCCACTCGAGCAGGTCGCCAAGCCCTTTCGAGAACGTTGAGAACGTTTGGATCTCCTTTTGAATCTCCCCCTCTTCTTCCCATAGGGCACAAGCGACAATAGTTTCGGTATGAACATCCAATCCTGCGCAGCGAGGATAGATGACATCCATGATGAAACGCCTCCTTTTCGATGATGGAGTGCGCAAACAGCGAATCCACGGGAGACATGCGGCAGTTTTCCGTTCGTCGTCACCTTTCCTCTATCACAGGAAAGGGCGGACAATGGGTGGTGCACCCAGTGGATTCAAACACTTTTCCGTACAGGGTCTAAGCCACCATTAAGCATAACGTCCTGTTGAACTGTTTGCGCCTATTCTTCATTATGGGAAGAAAAGGGGGATTTTCATCCCCGGGTGGAGGGCAGATCGTGCTGCCCATGGATCTTTTCCGTGAAAATGCCGAACTGACGCGAGATTTTCATCCCCGGGTGGAGGGCAGATCGCGCTGCCCATGGACCTTTTCTGTGAAAGGGCTTTCTCTTTTTGGTTTAAAAGACCGGTGATGAAAAGAGCAGGTCGCTTCACCGCCTTGTTTCTCCAAATGGAGAAACTTTGCGGCATCGGCTTCTCATTTCATGTGATCCGACGTCAGCTAGGGGCGATCACTGTTTTTCACCAACCTTCTAGAGAGCTGATGATTTTACAGGAACCTGCGGCTCAACAAACGTGTGCGCTCCATGGGCAGCCGTTTCTATTCCTGGGTTGCGGATCGAAAAGGAGCTGACGATTGGGCTTGTCCACGAGGCAACTCGGCCCGCTTCAGCAATGGAACGGACATTCCCACGTTGACCGCGGGCGGAAAAAGGAACGAACGGAGGGAAAACAGATGACGACGATGCCAAACTGGCTGAAGCAACGGGCATGTTTAACCCCGGAGCGGATGGCTGTAAGCGACGGCAAGCAGGAAAAGACGTTTGCCGAGCTGTATGAAGCGGCCGCAGCTTGGGCACGGCGCCTTGCGCGGGCGGGCGTCAAGGAAGGGGATGTAGTCGCGCTGCTCATGAAAAATCGCATCGAAATGGTCGAGATCATTCATGCGCTGTTTTTGCTCGGCGCCCGCGTCTTACTGCAAAACGTGCGCCTGACGCCCTATGAGCTTGGCTGGCAGCTCGACGACAGCGGGGCGCGGCTTGTCATCGCCGATGAGGAGCTGGCCGGCCGCCTCAGCGGCGACGGGCGCGTTCTTACCATAGGTGCGTTGGCTGGGTTGCCGGAAGCGGTCGCTTCCTTCAAAGAAACGTGCGATTTGGAGGAAACCGCCACGATCATGTATACGTCTGGGACGACCGGCACTCCGAAAGGCGTCTTGCAAACGTATGGCAACCATTGGTGGAGCGCGGTCGGCTCGGTGCTCAATTTAGGCTTGCACGAGCGCGACTGTTGGCTGGCCGCTGTGCCGCTGTTTCACATCAGCGGCCTGTCGATCGCCATGCGCAGCGTCATTTACGGCATGCCGATGCGGCTGCAAACATCATTCGACCCGAAAGAAGCGAACGAATGGATCATGCGCGGCGACGTGACGATCATGTCAGTCGTGGCTGCCATGCTTCAGCGGATGATGGCTGAGCTCAGGGAAGCCCGCTATCCCGATACATTCCGCTGCATGCTGCTCGGCGGCGGGCCGGCGCCGCTCCCGCTGCTTGAGGCGTGCAAAGAAAAAGGCATCCCGGTGTACCAGACGTACGGGATGACGGAAACGGCATCGCAAGTCGCGACGCTCGCGCCGGAATATAGCTTGACCAAACTCGGTTCCGCCGGCAAGCCGCTGTTTCCGGCCGAGTTGCGCATTGTTAAGAATGGGCGACAAGCCGCGCCGTATGAAGAAGGGGAAATTGTGGTCAAGGGGCCGAATGTGACGAAAGGCTATTTGCACCGCCCCGAGGAGACCAAACAAGCGATCCGCGATGGCTGGCTGTACACAGGCGATATGGGTTATCTCGATGAGGATGGGTTTTTGTATGTGCTGGACCGCCGTTCCGATTTGATCATTTCCGGCGGTGAAAACGTCTATCCCGCGGAAGTTGAAGCAGTGCTGCTGTCGCATCCCGCTGTCGAGGAAGCCGGGGTGACCGGCGTCGAGGATGAAACGTGGGGACAAGTGCCATATGCGTTCGTCCGCCTGAAACACACAGCGGCGGCGGATGAGGCGGCGTTGCGGGCGTTTTGCCGCGAGCGGCTGGCGAAATATAAAGTGCCGGCCCGCATTTACTTTGTCGACGAACTGCCGCGCAACGCCGCGCAAAAACTGCTGCGCCGAGAGCTGAAAAGGCTCATTCCAAAAACGGAACAAACAGATAGCGCTGAAAACGCTTGTTCCGAAAGCGGAAAAGGCAGGGGCCTCGCCTAGTCGGGGTTCCTGCCTTTTTGTCGCTGCGGCCAAACCTCGTTCACCCATCTAGGTTCAGCCACCGTGGCCCCCTGTCCTCTAATAGGCGGGCTGCCATCAAACTTCGATTCTCGCTCAATATGGCGTTGGTTCCGAAATGGAGGCCCTCAAACGTCATCCATCCACCCGAGTTCAGCGGCTCGACCGGCTATGAGCCGCTCAATGTCAGGCGGGAGATGGTCAAATGAGCCGAACTCATAATCCCACAAACGGACAAAGGAGTCGATGCAAGCCGGGTGGGCTCCAAAAGCGGCGCGCTTCACTTCATTTTGCAACGCCTGAATGAGGCTGGCTCGTTTGTCCATCGTCATCTCCCTCGAACGAGGCAAGCGCCGCCCGGTCGGCCGGGCAGCGCCTCGTTCGTCTCGCATTATGCTTCGTGGGCCGGAACAAACGTTTTGCAATCTGTTTCCGTTGAATCGGCCGCCATTTTCCCTGCATGGCTGACCACGTAAATGGCTTCAGCGCTGCAGCGGTTCCCTTCCGCCCAATAACGGCAGTTGCGAACTTCGCAAAGAACATCTTTCGCCATGGTCATCCCCCTTGTTGTGATGAAATCGCCCGCACCTATAGTTTGGTACACGCAAAGGAATTTATGAGCGGAGGAACGGAAAAGTAGAAGTGAGAATATGTATCATTTTAATTGACATAGAAAATCATTCTCAATTAAAATAAGAAAAGAAAGAAGCGAGCAAAGGAGGCTTTTGTGATGGCATCACTGCTTGTTGTCGGAGCCGATCATTTAGGCCATATTACCGATAAATTGGAGCGTTCCGGATTCCGGGAAATCATTCATCTTAACGGACGGAAAGTGAATATGGTGAAACGCGATATTCCGGAGCATGTCGACGCCATATTGGTCATGATCGATTACGTGAACCATAATTTGGCGAAGAAAGTGAAAGAAAAGGCGAAAAGCAAAGACAAGCCCATTTATTTTGCAAAACGGTCATGGAGCTCGATTCACGCCGTATTGGAGTAGCTTGAAAAACATGCATGAACAAAAGGAGGCGAGCCATGGTGCCTATCCAGCACGAGACGTTGGACGTCTGGCCGCATGCGCTGCGCCGATTTCTCCGCTCCGTCCTGCAGACGTATTGTGAAACCGCTCCTTCGCTGCGGTCGCCGCTTTTCTTGCTGCGGCTGATTGATCAGCATCGTTCGCTCCTTCCTTTGTCGATGTTTCCGACGCCGCTGCATTACGGCCTTGTGTTGGCCAAGGTGACGGATCATTTGCTGCAGTTTTTCGGTTCAAGGGAAGAGGCGGCGTGCAAGCCGCTGTTGCTGGCGGACGGCGGATGGGGCGAAGAAGCGGACCGGGAGTTGTACATCGTTTACCGCGATCGGGTTCGTGTGCTGCTATGGTGTGAGGAAGAGGAAGCGATTTGGCGCTGCAAAGAAACGGCGTCGTCCTTATGCCGCAAAGCGATCGGACATTGTCCGAACGAACTGGAATGTTGCTTTTTATGGACGGGCGGACGCCGCATTGAGTGGATTCCCGCTTAAGGGAACGAGAAGAGGCATGAAAAGCGCCTTTCTCGGGCGTGTGATGGAATGGATTCCGGCTTGAATGAAGGGGATCGACGGCGTATAATGAAATAGGTTGAAAATGAAAATCGTTATTTTTAAAGAAAATGGGGGAGCAAGCCATGAAGCGCATGCCTTGGAAAGTGATGGCCACATCGGCGGCGGTGTCACTGCTATTGGCGTCCGGCTGTTCCGCCGTCGGGGAAAAAGAGAACAAACGTTCAGCGGAAGCGCCGCGTCTGCACGTGCCGGTAGCGGACGATCAGTTTGATACGGCCGGCAATATGTTTGCCTACTCGGAGTTTGAGCTTTCCGGCGAACCGTTGGCGGAAGGGCTCGGACTGGACTTGGATACGCTCGATGCAAGGAAACTTGACAAGCCGACGAAATTTGACTATACGGCCGGCATCGAGTCGTACGAGTATTCGGAAGAGGCGATGTACGAAGTCGTGGAAAAGTCCGGGCTCGGACTTCATCTTATTCACGGCCCGATCGCCAAAAAGCGCGCGGAACAACAGCAAAAGCCTGCCGATCAGGCGCTTGCCGACCGTTTTTATGAGCTTGCCGACAGCGTCGGCTATCCGCGTGAGGAAATTTTCCGCAACATGTTTCCGACATTCATTGAATATGCCGGCGGTGACCCGCATTATGCGCAAAAGGTCGACACGGACGTGTACGCGGAAAATGACGACGGCACATACGTTCCTGTCTATCAAGTCGATTTTCAATCGCTCCGTTGGGATCGCGGAAAAATGGAGAAAGTGCTCACGCCGGCAGCTTACGGCGGCGTCTTTTTGAAGCAGGCGCTTTGGGCTGGCGACTTTTTGGGCAATTTCCATCAAAAAGACAGTGACGAAGAAGTGGAAGCGAAAACGCCAAACGACGACCAAAGCGGGAACGTCGCTCTTGGT
Protein-coding regions in this window:
- a CDS encoding 1,4-dihydroxy-2-naphthoate polyprenyltransferase yields the protein MQPLTHMDHRPPAHRDWRVFWRLTRPHTLTAAFVPVCVGTVLALRETSIDGLLFAAMMIASLLIQAATNMFNEYYDYKRGLDSAESVGIGGAIVRDGLKPKTVLALAFGCLGAAVLIGVYICAESSWWLAAVGTICMAAGYFYTGGPIPIAYTPFGELAAGFFMGFVIILISFFIQTGYISDGAVLTAIPVAILVGAILLANNIRDLDGDREKGRKTLAILIGRDWAIRLLAIMFALAFLWTAALVAFHIVPPWALLALLSIPKAVAATRGFIGKIKPIEMMPAMKATAQTNTQFGFLLAAGLLIAYWL
- a CDS encoding isochorismate synthase, with translation MAIGFRQHLRQQLHKAAADAARPFVSWTEPWEGLDPLSFFLLGPSCGFRERFFWSDRSGSTIFAGLGVAYAIETEKMGDRFDDMEAGRRRWEGMTEPCGAADGPPILFGGFSFDPHRPRAEWWRGFPAGKLVAPAALLAVRNGRTTLTVTVPTDQKGRDWERIGRLLDRLDGSMSVSKRLPPLMANEEEEKERWLAAVREAIAAIRARELDKVVLARARRLTFAEAVDAAAVLGRLREQQPFSYLFAFEQDGRCFLGASPEQLVQKEGETCRSVCLAGSVRRGGGLEEDERLGAWLQQDRKNREEHQFVVQMIGRLFASVCDTVEMPPAPQLLKLPHIQHLCTPVIGHGCRERSVLRLVELMHPTPALGGTPRDRALEAIGALEPLDRGWYAAPIGWVDGEGNGEWAVAIRSALLVGKEAVLFAGCGIVADSHPDSEYEETNVKMIPMLSALGVMNDG
- the menD gene encoding 2-succinyl-5-enolpyruvyl-6-hydroxy-3-cyclohexene-1-carboxylic-acid synthase, encoding MADALSVYVAALVDGLAQAGVAEAVISPGSRSTPLAMAMAAHPGLRLYMNIDERSAAFFALGLAKAKQRPVALVCTSGTAAANYGPAVVEAYYSRVPLVVLTADRPHELRDVGAPQAIDQLHLYGRYAKWFVDLALPEETDDMLRYVRTMAARAVQTAAGSPCGPVHVNAPFREPLVPHIDEAVWERVRTASGTPQVWRGLPTLPPEEAAALARQLSAAERGLIVCGPLDRPGFAEAVTELARALDFPILADPLSQLRAGWHDKTYIIDSYDAILREETAAAKLVPDVVLRFGAMPVSKPLFLWLKRHRAIRQIVVDDGGWRDPTLSADSFVQSDERLLCLQLLEWVKPRENKSAWSAIWREMNAATRAALERHLPEEEWFEGKVFTELADLLPAGAALFVGNSMPIRDADTFLFATDKPLRILANRGANGIDGVVSSALGASVAAPPLVLVIGDLSFYHDLNGLLAAKMHSLSATIVLLNNNGGGIFSFLPQARHKGPFETLFGTPTDLSFAHAVEMYGGRHTVPHHWTEFRRHVSESLSSGGLHVIEVRTSRAENVRMHRLLWSEVAREIAKYLESRGMA
- the menH gene encoding 2-succinyl-6-hydroxy-2,4-cyclohexadiene-1-carboxylate synthase, which produces MTMMANGVRYHVEQYGEGEPLLLLHGFTGSADTWRLFVPFWPNFRLIAVDLLGHARTEAPKDIRRYRIERAASDLATLLDQLGIEEANVLGYSMGGRLALAFAVWHPHRVRRLVLESSSPGLKTEAERRARREADEALARRIEQDGIRAFVDYWERLPLFATQRMLPEPVRAAIRRERLRHTATGLANSLRGTGTGVQPSFWERLGELAMPVFLVCGERDEKFCRIAAHMHERLPNSELVCVKGTGHAIHVERPGIFAKIVSEFMTKGGSVNAV
- the menB gene encoding 1,4-dihydroxy-2-naphthoyl-CoA synthase: MPFEWVKQYDYEDIIYETYNGIAKITINRPEVHNAFRPKTVNEMIDAFTKARDDANIGVIILTGAGGKAFCSGGDQKVRGHGGYVGEDEIPRLNVLDLQRLIRVIPKPVIAMVAGYAIGGGHVLHVVCDLTIAADNAIFGQTGPKVGSFDGGYGAGYLARIVGHKKAREIWYLCRQYTAQEALEMGLVNKVVPLEQLEEETVKWAQEILEKSPTAIRFLKAAFNADSDGLAGIQQLAGDATLLFYTTEEAKEGMRAFKEKRKPDFSQFPRFP
- a CDS encoding IS110 family RNA-guided transposase, with the protein product MDVIYPRCAGLDVHTETIVACALWEEEGEIQKEIQTFSTFSKGLGDLLEWLEDHGVTHVAMESTGVYWKPVFAFLEGYVDLTLANPQRIKNVPGRKTDVSDAEWIAKLLRHGLIEKSFVPPAPIRELRDFTRLRKKWVGQLSSEKNRIQKVLESSNVKLGSVLSDLFGVSGRNILARLLEKGYVDKDELDQCLRGRLKTKKQAVYDSLLGTLTEHELCLLRLLWKHVEECERLIEEVDQHIDRLLEPYREEVDLLMTMPGIKKQTAAVIIAEMGTDMSVFETPERAASWTGLSPGNHESAGKRKSTRTTKGNPHLRSALCEAAWSAARSKTHPLSRKFWSLAARCGKKKALIATARRMLVIIFCMISRKESFRQPQLI
- a CDS encoding o-succinylbenzoate--CoA ligase, which encodes MTTMPNWLKQRACLTPERMAVSDGKQEKTFAELYEAAAAWARRLARAGVKEGDVVALLMKNRIEMVEIIHALFLLGARVLLQNVRLTPYELGWQLDDSGARLVIADEELAGRLSGDGRVLTIGALAGLPEAVASFKETCDLEETATIMYTSGTTGTPKGVLQTYGNHWWSAVGSVLNLGLHERDCWLAAVPLFHISGLSIAMRSVIYGMPMRLQTSFDPKEANEWIMRGDVTIMSVVAAMLQRMMAELREARYPDTFRCMLLGGGPAPLPLLEACKEKGIPVYQTYGMTETASQVATLAPEYSLTKLGSAGKPLFPAELRIVKNGRQAAPYEEGEIVVKGPNVTKGYLHRPEETKQAIRDGWLYTGDMGYLDEDGFLYVLDRRSDLIISGGENVYPAEVEAVLLSHPAVEEAGVTGVEDETWGQVPYAFVRLKHTAAADEAALRAFCRERLAKYKVPARIYFVDELPRNAAQKLLRRELKRLIPKTEQTDSAENACSESGKGRGLA
- a CDS encoding DUF1540 domain-containing protein, with product MAKDVLCEVRNCRYWAEGNRCSAEAIYVVSHAGKMAADSTETDCKTFVPAHEA
- a CDS encoding DUF2325 domain-containing protein, producing the protein MASLLVVGADHLGHITDKLERSGFREIIHLNGRKVNMVKRDIPEHVDAILVMIDYVNHNLAKKVKEKAKSKDKPIYFAKRSWSSIHAVLE